GCGGAACCGGCGGTAATGCTTGAGGAAGTTGGACTTGACGGCGCTGCCGGAGGAGTTGTATCCGAACCTGCCGACGACAGTTCGGTTTCGGTCCCGTCAGCGTTCCTTGCTTTTGCCTTAAAGCTGTAGAGCGTGTTGGAGGAAAGGTTCTTGTAGGTCCAACTGGTCGTTTTATCCCAATAAACTGTGGAGCTTGCACTGCCGTCGCTCTGCAGCCAGGTAGACCCGTTGTCCGGAGTTACCGCGTAGTCCGTCACTCTGCCCGCAGGGTTGCCGTTCTCGTTCAGAGTTATGTCGCAATGGTATCCGTATATGGCATCATAGCTTCCGGCAACCGTATTGACCAAAGGCGCGGCAGCAAGCGTATATTTGGAGCCTGCTTCCGTTGTGGATGTGACAAGACCGTCCCCGTTGCGGGCCGTGATCCTGTAGGTATATCTGGTATTTGGATTAAGCCCCGTGCTGTTCCAGGTGTTGGTCCTTATCCAGCCGCTGTTGGTGCCGCGGGTGACGTTCTGAAAATAAACGCCTGAGGACCCAAGGGAAAGGTTCTCGGGTTCGGAAGAAGAATGGACCCTCATTGAAGATGTTGTCAGGGCTTCATAGGTAGCGATCCCCGGAGGGTTTATAGCAGAATATTTCGAAGCATTGTAAAAATTTGTTTGCACCGCATTGGCGTTTCTTGTCTTTATCCTGAAACTGTAACTGGTATTGGCAGCCAAACTATCCGTTACCCAGGTATTGGTTTTTATCCAGCCGCTATTGGTACCTCTTGTATCATTGTAGAACCAAATCCCGGAACTCCCTAAATGAAGATTTGTCAGCGAATGCCCCACATGAGCGGTCATAGAGCCTGCGGCAAGGCTTTCAAAGGTGGCCGAAGACACCGACTCTATGGAAGTATATTTTGAAGACACTGGTAGAGTTGCAGACAGGGTCCCGTCCCCGTTCCTCGTGGTTATTTTGTAAGTGTAGGGTGTATTAGGCAGTAATCCCGTCTTGGCCCATGTATTGGTCTTTATCCAGCCGCTGTTCGAGACTGAAGCAGAAGGGCTTGTTATCTGAAAATACATCCCTGAAGAACCGGAAGTTAAATTGCTTGGCTGGTTTGAAGAATGTATGGTGAGGCCGTTCAGTGTTATAGGCTCAAACGTGGCGGAAGCCGCTGCTTCGATCGAAGTATATTTTGATACTGCCGCCGAGGTGGAGGCGCCGTAAGAGCTGTAAGCCTGTATCTTTCTTGAGTACTGCATGTTAGCGGACAGTCCGGTCTCCGAAGTGGAGGTCGCGCCCGCAATTGCCAGCCTTTTTATCACATCGCTGCCGTCCAGTATCCTAAAGCCGCTTTCATTGTCGGAAGCATCCACCCAGGTATAGTTCAGCTGTGAAGCCGAAGCAGAATAAATGCTAAAACTCTCGGGAGTATCCGGTATGCCGTTATCGGTCGTGAAATTCGCGATAGAGGAAGGCTCTCCCGTTCCGTTGGCAGTTGAAACGGCCCTGACGAACCAGTAATACTTTTTGAGCGATGCAAGACCTGTCTTGCTCATAACCGTTTCTGTAGTGGAAAATACGCCGAGGTTTGTTCCGGCAGTGTTAGTCCCCATGCTTACTTCATACCTGTTAGCAGCCGTTACACTGTTCCAGGCAAGCCTTGCGGAATAAGCCGTTATATCGGATGAAGCAAGCCCGGAAGGTTTTGCGGGAGGGGTTGTATCCGAGCCGGCAGAGGACAAAGCCGTTTCTATGTTCTCACCGTTCCTGGCCTTTACCTTAAAAGAATAGGAAGTGTTTGCTGAAAGGGCCCTGTACTTCCAGGCGGTCGTACTCGTGCTCCAATAAGCAGTGGTCGATATCGTACCGTTGCTCTGCAGCCAATTTGTCCCATTGTCGGGACTCACCGCAAAGTAGGTGCCGGAAGGATTGCTGTTAGGATTTATCGTTATTTTGCAGTTGTAAAGGTCAGTCGAGTCGTAGGAGCCGCTCACTGTCGGCGCGGCCGGGACCGCGGCCAGTGTATATTTGGAGGCGCTGTAAAAAGAGGTTTGTAGGGAATTCCCGTTCCTCGTCAGCACCCTGAAAGAATGCAAAGTGTTGGGTGTTAGACTGCCCGTTGTCCAGGTGTTTGTTTTTATCCAACCGCTGTTGGTGCCTTTGGTGTCGTTATAAAACCATATGCCGGAGCCTCCCAGATGCAGGTTGCTTACTGAATGCCCTGCGTGCACAGTTATAGAGTTTGAGGTAACGCTTTCATATGTAGCGGAAGTGACTTGCTCTACCGCCGAATACTTGGAACCGACCGCGTAAGCCGAGTTCAACAGGCCGTCGCCGTTGCGGGTCGTTATGGTATAGGCATAAAGCGTATTTGCCAGAAGCCCCGTGCTGTTCCAGGTGTTGGTCCTTATCCATCCACTATTGGTCCCCCTGGTTGTGTTTGAAAAAAGAATCCCCGAAGATCCCAGATTCAGGTTGGCCGGAGCAACGCTGGAATGTATAATCATTGAAGAAGTTGTAAATCCCTCCCAGGTGGCTGAAGTCGGCCTAATAATAGCACTATACTTTGTTCCGGCATCATAGGTCGGAGATGTTAATACCGCATCGCTGTTACGGGAAGTAATATAAAACCTGTAGTTAGTGTTTTCCGAAAGGCCGCTGCTCGTCCAGCTGTTGGTTTGAAGCCAGCCGCTGTTGGTATTCTTGGTCGAGTTGCGGAAATATACACCCGAGGAACCTGTTGTAAGATTGCTCAGGGTATTGCCGGCCCTTATGGTTATGGCGCCTGTTGTAATACCGCTGAACACCGCCGAGGAGGGCGGCTGGATGGCGGTATAGGGGGTATACCCTGTATAGGCAGATGCCAAAACACCCGTCTGGTTGCGGAAATTAACGCTTGAAAAATATCTTGTGTTGTACGACAGCCCCGTCTTGGTCCAGTTATTCCTCTTAAGCCAGCCGCTTTTGGAGGTATGGACCTCAAAAGAAATGCCGGTGCTCCCCAGCGCCAGGTTGGGAGGGACCGCGCTGGAATGTATAGTTAGCGCGTTTGTTGAAACAGCATCAAAGGTTGCGGCAGAAGGGGCTGCAAGCGCCGTTACGATCGAGCCGACATCAGCAACCGTTGTTACAACTCCGTCGCCGTTGCGGGCAGTTATTGTAAAACTGTAAGAGGTGTTAGCTGACAGAGAAGAACTGGTCCAGGTGTTGGTCTTTATCCAGCCGCTGTTGGTATTCTTGGTGACATTTTTGAAATAAAGGCCCGAAAGGCCTGATGACAGGTTGGCGGGCACTGATGAGGAATGTATTTTTACCGAGGAACTCGTCAGCGCCTCAGAAGTCATGGCCGTCGGCGCCGGTACCGCAGTATACTTTGTCCCCGCATCCAGCGTCGCCGTTATCACGCCTTCGGCATTCCTAAGCGTTATCTTGAAAGCGTAAGGGGTATTGACCAGAAGCCCTGAGCTTACCCAGGTATTTGTCTTTATCCAGCCGCTGTTGGTACCTTTGGTGACATTTTGGAAATAGATCCCCGACTGGCCGAGACGAAGATTGACGGGCGCGCTCGAAGAACGGATAGTGATGGAAGTCGTGGCTATTTCCCAGGTTGCAGCAGTTGCCGCCGCTATAGCGGTATATTTGGTCTCAGCCGCAAGTGTTGAAGTTATGGTGCCATCGCCGTTACGCGCTGTTATCCTGAAATTATACGGCGTGTTTTGTGAAAGGCCTGTGCTTGCCCATGTATTAGTCCTTATCCAGCCGCTGTTGGTCCCGCGGGTAGTGTTCTGAAAATACACGCCCGAAGACCCGAGATTAAGGCGGGAAAAACCTCCCGAGTCGTGCACGGTCAAAGAAGTTGTCGAAGGCGTTTCAAAAGTGCAGCCCGAAGGGGTTTGTATCAAAGTATATTTGGCAACTGAATCGGAGGTCGCGGCTCCCGCCGCGTTCCAGGCCTGAACTTTTCTTGTGTACTGCGTGTTGACGGAAAGGCCTGTCTCGTACGCCGAAGTTGCTCCCGCCGCAGCTGTTTTCTTAACAACATTGCTGCCGTCCATTATCCTGAAACCGGATTCATTTACCGAGTTGTCGGTCCAGGAATAATTGAGGCGGGTCGTGGAGTACGGGGTTATGGAAAAATCAGAAGGCGCCTGAGGCGGCGGGTCGGTCTGAGTAGAATAGTAAACCATCTTTGCCTCGGACGGAACCGCGTTGGACTGGACAGAAAGAAGATAATAGCCTTCGGGCAGGTCGCTAGGGGTCCTAAAGCTTATCGAGGTCCCGGCGCTGGCCCACTGGGCAGATGTCATGGGGTAAAGGGATTCGGTCTCGTCCAGCAAATTGTCGGAAGAAGCGAACGAACCGAAGCCTCCGGAATTGGCGAATTGCAGATATACTCTTGGATAATTTGTGGCCGAATTGTGATAGGAGCCATTTGAAGATTCCGAGATTCCTTTTAAGCCAGTCCCTACTATAGCATACGCGGTATTAGGAACTAAGCTCTTTGGAAAACTTGAGGATCCTCCTATAGATGAAACAGAAGGTTGCATATCAGAATAGGTTGTGTAATTGTATTCTGTATATCTTGCCAATTCACAGGAGTTTAAAGCACCAGCACTGCTTCCTCCCGCCACTAGAACTCTACCGCTGGGCAAAAGAGTTGCCGTGTGATACTGTCTTGCCGTATTCATGTTGCCAGAACGACTCCAAGTGGCATTGGAAAGGTTATAAAGTTCACAAGCTGAGGAAGAATTCCAACTTATTATGCCTCCCTCCACAAGGACATCGCCGTTTGGCAAAAGTGTTGCTGTATGATCGTACCTGCCCCAATATGTGCTCCCAGTAGTGCTCCAAGTCCCGGAGGTAGGATCATACAACTGGCAGGAAGTTAAGGAAGTGCTGCCATTAGTTCCACCCGTTACAAGCACTTTCCCATTCAGCAACATAGTTGCCGAATGATGATAGCGTGCCGTATTCATGCTCCCTGTAGTGCCCCAGGTCCCGGAGGTAGGATTATACAACTGGCAGGAAGATAAAACAGCTCCGCTTGCTCCCCCGATCCCTCCCGCTACAAGCACCTTCCCATTCTGCAACAGTGTTGCTGTATGCACAGCTCTTCCCACACTTAAATTTCCAGTTGTACTCCATCTCCCGGTTGAAGGATCGTACAACTCACAGGAATTTATACGAGGGGTACTGTAATCATGGCCTCCCGCCACCAGCACTTTGCCGTTCTGCAACAGCGTTGCTGTATGATATAATCTTCCCTCATTTAAATCTCCCGTCATTCCCCAGGTCCCGGAGGTAGGATCATACAACTCACAAGAGGTAGTATTAGCACTGATGCCGTATGCTGCTCCCCCGGCCACAAGCACTTTACCGCTGGGCAATAGCGTTGCTGTATGATTGCTTCTTCTCGTATTTAAATTTCCTGTCGGGCTCCAACTTCCGGACGAAGGATTGTACAATTCACAGGAAGTTAGATCATAAGAACTGCCCGCCCCGATCCCCCCCGCCACCAAAACTTTACCATTGGGTAATAGCGTTGCCGTATGATAATATCTTGCCGTGGACATGCCGCTTGCTACCGTCCACCCCCCCGTAGACGGGTCAAATAATTCAGAGGAGTTAAGACCGGTAAAACTGTTGCCAACATTTGCGCTGGCACCACCCACAGCAAGCACCTTTCCGCTGGGAAGAAGAGTTGTCGCAAAATAAGTCCTGGCCGTTCCCATTGAACCGGCTGAGGCCCAGGTCCCGGACGATGGGTTATAGATCTCCGAAGAATTCAAATAACCGCTGCTCGTTGTTCCTCCGGTGATCAGGACTTTGCCGTCGGGAAGCAGCACAGAATTAGGAAAAGCTCTTGCTGTGCCCAGGTTCCCTGTCGTGGCCCAGGCGTTAGTCGTGGGATTATATCTAAAACAGGTGTTCACAACTCCGGAAGCTGTCGATCTGCCGCCTCCCACCAGCACCCGCCCGTCCGGAAGCGACACGGCAAAGTGCACTGATTTTGCCGCCGGCATGTTAGCCCCGTAGCTCCAGGCGTTGGTCGAAGGGTTATACAGCTCGCACGTGTTTAGAATTGTTCCCGCCTCGGAAGAGCCTCCCGCCAAAAGGACTTTCCCGTTGGTAAGGAGTGTAGTTGTTGAATAATATCTTTCGGTCCCGAGGCTGCGGACAGTTCCCCAGGTGCCTGTTGAAGGATTGTAAAGTTCGGAATTCTTGTTATACCTGACCCCGGTATACAGCCCGCCTACAGCAATAACGTTTCCTGTATTAAGAAGTACAAGCCCATGGATGGCCCTGGGAGTGCTCATAGAATCGGTGGCCGTCCAGATGCCGCTTGAAGGGTCATACAGTTCGCAGGAAGCCAGATAACCCGACAGATAAAGAAATCCGCCCGAGACAAGGACTTTGCCGGTCGGAAGGAGTACAGCTGCATGGTATGCCCTTGCCCTTGTCATGTTGCCTGTAGAGCTCCAGGTGCCTGTTGATGGATCGTACAATTGGCAGGTGTTTAGATAGTCCGCCTCGGCATACGCATTATTCTTCAACCCTCCTGCAACAAGCACCTTGCCGTTGGGCAGCAGCGTTGCCGTTGCATAAACCCTGTTGGTGCTCATGCTGGCGGAGCTTCTCCACACCGGGTCTATCAGCACAGGAAATGTAAGTCCCTTTTTGTCAAAGGCTATTTCGACAGAAGCCTTGCCGCGCCCTGTTTTCTTAAGGAGGTATTTTCCTTCAACTTTTTTCCCTTCTGAATCAAAAATGACGGGCCTCGATAGCTCCATCCCTCCTAACCGCAGCTCTCCTTCGCCCGACAGTTCTATGGCTCCGTTCGTAATTTCTATCTCATTGATTATCTTTTGCCCTTTGTCCTTCCAGATAACGAACATCTCTTCGATCCCGCCGGGAAGCGGCATGTAAACAGCATCTGTTTCGGGCAGAACATTCTTATAGCAGGCTTTGCCTTCATGCAGAACGGCCTTTGACTTTCTGTTCGAATTTTGGAGTTTAACGGAGATCTTTTCTTTGTCAGTCTTTATCAAATAACCTTTAGAGTGGTCTCTGCCAAGAACATACTCGACAGAACCTGCGCCGGAGCGCCCGCTCCGCTTGGCCAGCGCCTCAAGCGCCTGCTTTTCCTCGGACTTGAGCCCCTCATGGGACTCCGGGCGCGCTTCGCCAATAGAATATGTGAACCTGCTGGAGTTCTCCTCTATCCCGATGGGTGTCGGCGCCTCGAACTTGGACCTTATCTGCGGGACTGCAAAAGCTTCTGAAATGCGCTTTAAAACTGACTTGTTGCTTGGACTATTTGTTTGAGAGGCATGTGAAGAAGAAAGCAGTAACAGTAATATCACCGCCGCCAGAATGACCGTATTCCGGATGCCGAAAGTACTTTTCAAGAGATCTCCTAGATATCTTTTGAGCAGCTTATATATACTAATTTATATATCAGGAATTGTAAAGGGGGGTGTTTACTGTAAGCCAATGGACCAGCGGTTTCAGACGCTCTTGATGTGAAGCTCCTTTAACTGCTTGGGATCAACCCCGGACGGCGCCTCGGTCAGAGGGCAATAGGCGGACTGGGTCTTGGGAAAAGCGATAACATCCCTTATCGATTCGGCCCCGGCCAGCATCATTATGAACCTGTCAACACCAAGAGCAATGCCTCCGTGCGGAGGCGTGCCGTATTCAAGCGCGTCAAGGAAATACCCGAACCTTGCCCTGGTTTCTTCTTCTGATATACCCAGAAGGCGGAAGATCTTGTGCTGGATGTCGCTTCTGTGTATCCTGATGCTTCCCCCGCCGAGTTCGGTCCCGTTGAGGACCAGATCGTAGGCTTTTGCTTTTATGGCTCCCGGAGCGGTCTTGAACTTTTCTTCTATGTCGTCAAGGTCGCCCTCGGGGCTGGTGAACGGATGATGCCGCGAAGCCCATCTTTTTTCGGTCTCGCTGTATTCAAGCAGAGGAAAATCAACTATCCATAAAAAATTGAATTTTGTTTTATCGATAAGCCCCAGTTTTTTACCTAGAGACAGCCTCATAGAGCTAAGGACGCTTGAAACATTATGGAAAGAATCTGCCCCGAATATCAAAAGGTCCCCTTCCTTGGCCTCCGCCTTATCAAGGATCCCCTTCAGCTCTTCAGC
The DNA window shown above is from Candidatus Margulisiibacteriota bacterium and carries:
- a CDS encoding kelch repeat-containing protein, with protein sequence MKSTFGIRNTVILAAVILLLLLSSSHASQTNSPSNKSVLKRISEAFAVPQIRSKFEAPTPIGIEENSSRFTYSIGEARPESHEGLKSEEKQALEALAKRSGRSGAGSVEYVLGRDHSKGYLIKTDKEKISVKLQNSNRKSKAVLHEGKACYKNVLPETDAVYMPLPGGIEEMFVIWKDKGQKIINEIEITNGAIELSGEGELRLGGMELSRPVIFDSEGKKVEGKYLLKKTGRGKASVEIAFDKKGLTFPVLIDPVWRSSASMSTNRVYATATLLPNGKVLVAGGLKNNAYAEADYLNTCQLYDPSTGTWSSTGNMTRARAYHAAVLLPTGKVLVSGGFLYLSGYLASCELYDPSSGIWTATDSMSTPRAIHGLVLLNTGNVIAVGGLYTGVRYNKNSELYNPSTGTWGTVRSLGTERYYSTTTLLTNGKVLLAGGSSEAGTILNTCELYNPSTNAWSYGANMPAAKSVHFAVSLPDGRVLVGGGRSTASGVVNTCFRYNPTTNAWATTGNLGTARAFPNSVLLPDGKVLITGGTTSSGYLNSSEIYNPSSGTWASAGSMGTARTYFATTLLPSGKVLAVGGASANVGNSFTGLNSSELFDPSTGGWTVASGMSTARYYHTATLLPNGKVLVAGGIGAGSSYDLTSCELYNPSSGSWSPTGNLNTRRSNHTATLLPSGKVLVAGGAAYGISANTTSCELYDPTSGTWGMTGDLNEGRLYHTATLLQNGKVLVAGGHDYSTPRINSCELYDPSTGRWSTTGNLSVGRAVHTATLLQNGKVLVAGGIGGASGAVLSSCQLYNPTSGTWGTTGSMNTARYHHSATMLLNGKVLVTGGTNGSTSLTSCQLYDPTSGTWSTTGSTYWGRYDHTATLLPNGDVLVEGGIISWNSSSACELYNLSNATWSRSGNMNTARQYHTATLLPSGRVLVAGGSSAGALNSCELARYTEYNYTTYSDMQPSVSSIGGSSSFPKSLVPNTAYAIVGTGLKGISESSNGSYHNSATNYPRVYLQFANSGGFGSFASSDNLLDETESLYPMTSAQWASAGTSISFRTPSDLPEGYYLLSVQSNAVPSEAKMVYYSTQTDPPPQAPSDFSITPYSTTRLNYSWTDNSVNESGFRIMDGSNVVKKTAAAGATSAYETGLSVNTQYTRKVQAWNAAGAATSDSVAKYTLIQTPSGCTFETPSTTSLTVHDSGGFSRLNLGSSGVYFQNTTRGTNSGWIRTNTWASTGLSQNTPYNFRITARNGDGTITSTLAAETKYTAIAAATAATWEIATTSITIRSSSAPVNLRLGQSGIYFQNVTKGTNSGWIKTNTWVSSGLLVNTPYAFKITLRNAEGVITATLDAGTKYTAVPAPTAMTSEALTSSSVKIHSSSVPANLSSGLSGLYFKNVTKNTNSGWIKTNTWTSSSLSANTSYSFTITARNGDGVVTTVADVGSIVTALAAPSAATFDAVSTNALTIHSSAVPPNLALGSTGISFEVHTSKSGWLKRNNWTKTGLSYNTRYFSSVNFRNQTGVLASAYTGYTPYTAIQPPSSAVFSGITTGAITIRAGNTLSNLTTGSSGVYFRNSTKNTNSGWLQTNSWTSSGLSENTNYRFYITSRNSDAVLTSPTYDAGTKYSAIIRPTSATWEGFTTSSMIIHSSVAPANLNLGSSGILFSNTTRGTNSGWIRTNTWNSTGLLANTLYAYTITTRNGDGLLNSAYAVGSKYSAVEQVTSATYESVTSNSITVHAGHSVSNLHLGGSGIWFYNDTKGTNSGWIKTNTWTTGSLTPNTLHSFRVLTRNGNSLQTSFYSASKYTLAAVPAAPTVSGSYDSTDLYNCKITINPNSNPSGTYFAVSPDNGTNWLQSNGTISTTAYWSTSTTAWKYRALSANTSYSFKVKARNGENIETALSSAGSDTTPPAKPSGLASSDITAYSARLAWNSVTAANRYEVSMGTNTAGTNLGVFSTTETVMSKTGLASLKKYYWFVRAVSTANGTGEPSSIANFTTDNGIPDTPESFSIYSASASQLNYTWVDASDNESGFRILDGSDVIKRLAIAGATSTSETGLSANMQYSRKIQAYSSYGASTSAAVSKYTSIEAAASATFEPITLNGLTIHSSNQPSNLTSGSSGMYFQITSPSASVSNSGWIKTNTWAKTGLLPNTPYTYKITTRNGDGTLSATLPVSSKYTSIESVSSATFESLAAGSMTAHVGHSLTNLHLGSSGIWFYNDTRGTNSGWIKTNTWVTDSLAANTSYSFRIKTRNANAVQTNFYNASKYSAINPPGIATYEALTTSSMRVHSSSEPENLSLGSSGVYFQNVTRGTNSGWIRTNTWNSTGLNPNTRYTYRITARNGDGLVTSTTEAGSKYTLAAAPLVNTVAGSYDAIYGYHCDITLNENGNPAGRVTDYAVTPDNGSTWLQSDGSASSTVYWDKTTSWTYKNLSSNTLYSFKAKARNADGTETELSSAGSDTTPPAAPSSPTSSSITAGSARLSWSSSAGANRYEVSFGTNAAGTNLGVTSTTETVLDKTGLLPLRNYYWSVKAVSTANGTGAASSIVPFTTDDGPPSTPESFSVAPASTSQFNYSWVDASDNESGFRILDGSNAVKRLAVAGATSTSESGLSANTQYARKVQAYSAYGAATSAAVSKYTSIEAVASATYESLSSSSMTVHSASEPSNLGAGDSGLYFIAEDTIAFPTRIA